The window CAAATCCTTTGCCGACCACATAAAGCGTGTTCACAGCTTTGCCAGCTGTCGCGGCGGCAGTGTAATCATCTTCGTAATCGTTCAAACCGTCCAGACAGGCCAAAACGGGATTTGTCCGCCAAAACGCGCGCAACGCACGCGACTTCAGACGCTGCGGCAATTGCGCCTTGAGAAACGCACGCAGCTGTTCGCCGCTTAATAATTCTTCTGGAGCGGGCAGACCCAGCTCAGACAGTAGCTCGACATCGTCGCGCTCGGCCAGTGCGGCCTCTTGCGCTTCGGACGCGGCCTCAAGTGATGCGTTTTGGTCCGCCTGCGCCTCTGCCGCGACGGCGGCGCGGCGTGTTGTCCAGAAACCGCTCATGCCATACGCCCGCGCTTCAAAGCAGGCGAGGCATATATGTCCGCATCCTTGCGCACGCGCGGATCGCCAATACCGTCTTGTTTGTCGCCCTCAAAATGCTTGTTGCGCTTGCGTTTCACAAAAGCCTCTTCTTCGTGGAATTGATCTACAAAGGCGCGGACCCAGGCAGCCAAGCCTTGCGGCATTGCCACCTTCTCAACCACTTCCTCCGCGCTATCACAGTAATCCTGCGCCTCATACGGCGAGGCAGTGACCAGCAATATCTCGAACGGTGTCTCGGTCGCGCCCGCAACAGGGCGCATGACAACATAGACGCATGGCACCTCAGCCCCCAAACCGTGCACATAGGCCTCTGTCTCGGCGCCATGCAAATTCAGGGGGACGGTCGCCGCGTGATATTCTGTTACGCCATCTTCGCTGCGCAGCTCACGCCAATCGGCATCCGCAGCGCCGGGCAGAACGGCTGTCGCTTTCCAACTCCACTTGGCCCAACGCGTCACACCTGCGGTGCGCCTTAGCACAACACCCACAGGCATCGTTTGGTACATATGTGGATTATAAATCAAGCGTTCCTCCGTGGAGATGATCCTCACCCGAGCGGGATTCATAGGGAAGGATAATTTGCTCAATCAGTCAAGAATTCGCCCGAATGGGACAGGTTGACCAGTCATTTCATGACCCTGAGGGCGCCACGGACCTTTTGTCTAACCCGACTATTTTGATCGGATTTCGGCTCATGAGCCCAAAACGAATCACAAAGCCTCGTTATCGCTGGCCGAAGACCTACTGTCAGAACACACGGGGGCAGAAATCAGGTTGTGGCGCAGGCCGAAAGGCGTCTAGCTAGTGATCTGAACACCGCTTTGAAACCACGATTTCGGGCGCTTCACAAAAGGGAAAATCATGGCTAAGACATTGATAACATGCAACTGTGAAGGCTCCCAGACTA is drawn from Sulfitobacter sp. S223 and contains these coding sequences:
- a CDS encoding DUF3306 domain-containing protein, which encodes MSGFWTTRRAAVAAEAQADQNASLEAASEAQEAALAERDDVELLSELGLPAPEELLSGEQLRAFLKAQLPQRLKSRALRAFWRTNPVLACLDGLNDYEDDYTAAATAGKAVNTLYVVGKGFAPPVADALEKIMEEDEEPALIAMSERSVPDVSPPQAVEVETQDAEEYDVAGSEVERDEEEFAAITTPRRMRFTFSTDAEGAGV
- a CDS encoding DUF3305 domain-containing protein: MPVGVVLRRTAGVTRWAKWSWKATAVLPGAADADWRELRSEDGVTEYHAATVPLNLHGAETEAYVHGLGAEVPCVYVVMRPVAGATETPFEILLVTASPYEAQDYCDSAEEVVEKVAMPQGLAAWVRAFVDQFHEEEAFVKRKRNKHFEGDKQDGIGDPRVRKDADIYASPALKRGRMA